Proteins encoded within one genomic window of Rossellomorea vietnamensis:
- a CDS encoding phosphatidate cytidylyltransferase codes for MDSAIWTLFIIFTGLVIVNVLFLQIKRNQRGKDFSGISLRVKTWWGMFVVFCLATLFNPVISMFSLMVLCFFSLKEYFSMMKTRKADRRIFLWAYVSIPIQFYWIYIGWYGMFIVFIPVYVFLLLPLPRLLGKGTLGFLRSVSSTQWGIMLMVFGLSHLAYYQIASPEYGANLVLFLVVLTQVSDIVQFVVSMYIGKRKVVPTSNPYITWEGFLSAMLVTTGVSYFLYPFLTPLDIRFGILSGLIISISGFVGSLTISVLKRDLLIGNQERVAALKESYLNRVDSLAYTSPIFFHIIRYYFDFM; via the coding sequence ATGGATTCGGCCATTTGGACTTTATTTATTATTTTTACAGGATTGGTCATAGTCAACGTCTTGTTTTTACAAATCAAAAGAAATCAAAGGGGAAAAGACTTCTCCGGGATATCTCTAAGAGTGAAAACATGGTGGGGAATGTTCGTGGTATTTTGTTTGGCGACTTTATTTAACCCTGTTATATCCATGTTTTCGTTAATGGTTCTATGTTTCTTTTCCCTCAAAGAGTATTTCTCCATGATGAAGACACGGAAAGCCGACAGGCGGATATTCCTATGGGCCTATGTATCAATCCCGATTCAGTTTTACTGGATCTATATAGGATGGTATGGCATGTTCATAGTGTTTATTCCCGTATACGTATTTCTACTTCTTCCCCTTCCCCGGCTTTTAGGAAAAGGGACACTCGGATTCCTGCGCTCCGTGAGCTCAACCCAATGGGGGATTATGCTGATGGTGTTTGGTTTAAGCCACCTCGCATATTACCAGATTGCGAGCCCTGAATATGGGGCTAATCTTGTCCTTTTCCTGGTCGTGCTAACCCAGGTGAGCGATATCGTTCAATTTGTTGTCTCCATGTATATCGGAAAGAGGAAGGTGGTTCCGACTTCAAATCCGTACATTACATGGGAAGGGTTTCTATCGGCGATGTTGGTTACAACCGGAGTGTCATATTTCTTGTATCCTTTTTTGACCCCCCTTGACATTCGATTTGGCATTCTGTCTGGGCTCATCATCAGCATCAGCGGTTTTGTTGGAAGTTTGACAATATCCGTATTGAAGCGCGACCTTCTCATCGGCAATCAAGAAAGAGTAGCTGCGCTAAAAGAAAGCTACCTCAACCGTGTCGACAGCCTCGCTTATACATCGCCCATCTTCTTTCACATCATTCGTTATTACTTTGATTTTATGTGA
- a CDS encoding DUF6509 family protein gives MNITNHHVEELKDPTGILSGDRYEVMLDVEVPEDDELYSEQGIYIKAIFVRDENGARLVQSAIIERNTESFLDFELEEDEERLLLAYCEEHIA, from the coding sequence ATGAATATTACCAATCATCATGTGGAAGAACTTAAAGACCCAACAGGGATTTTAAGCGGGGATCGTTATGAAGTGATGCTGGATGTTGAAGTACCCGAAGACGATGAACTGTATTCGGAACAGGGTATTTATATAAAAGCCATCTTTGTCCGGGACGAAAATGGAGCAAGGCTCGTACAATCTGCGATCATTGAAAGAAACACGGAGTCCTTCCTGGACTTTGAATTGGAAGAAGACGAAGAGAGGCTCCTTCTTGCTTACTGCGAAGAACATATTGCGTAA
- a CDS encoding cyanophycinase: protein MIGYWGKVKKGIVVLTVLAVIGSVATTGIMAKKNEKNIKGNLVIVGGALGSSNSDVYEKFIELSGGKKEAKIGIIPSASGSMKSSVQFKEDLISYGVDEKSIEILPFSSHDFKGTEEDESKWKKNAENHHITKRIKKLTGIWFVGGDQLKITDTLMKENGERTRALEEIWGIYRKGAVLGGTSAGAAIMSDVMITGGDSLGGLRQEFTTEDVSNPEEEYAPVYIEKGLGFFQWGIVDQHFNERSRLGRLAATALRYKTADELAYGIDEDTAMVVNNQEGTISVLGRTNVTIVDVSGSTTTGDGIRDLDISYLSPGDELQVKTKEFTMAEDKLETKGYEYYNFKPLQATGVLSSYGTLPHYLSYSLVDNEAVEEVSSYLYDSKGNGFELTFKQTDETNGYWGYQDGQKDSYSILHVKMDVSPVKVNFSEKDRLKQDFKKSTLDVPESSFDPETKGSLVIVGGALGSSNEEVYNEFIKRAGENGKIGVVPAASSSLKSSHAFKEDLTSYGMSAENIDILPISNHDFKGTEENEEDWIDNKNDPDLAKRILEYDGIWFVGGDQTNITQSLLNEDGTNSQVLSSMWRIYRNGAVLGGTSAGAAIMSDVMIAGGGSYDTLSKGFTENYDGMSQQEGGPGYLEKGLGFFPYGIVDQHFDKKARLGRLIATTAVYGKENELSYGIDEDTALILDNASKTVEVKGRGGVSLVDLSQSDLSPSTHTYKDIRLSWITSGDQYNVESKEFSISDHKVSTKDYEYYEYSAGPHTGVLTPHPGLANYLSYSLLDNVGQDEVKSFSFSQGEGFQLTFSKGNQTEGFWGYRDGNKDDYSFLEVEMDIDPVSVTIEDN, encoded by the coding sequence ATGATTGGTTATTGGGGGAAAGTGAAGAAAGGAATCGTTGTATTGACTGTTTTGGCTGTGATCGGCAGTGTGGCTACTACTGGAATCATGGCCAAAAAGAATGAAAAGAACATTAAAGGGAACCTTGTGATTGTTGGAGGGGCACTAGGTAGCAGTAACTCGGATGTGTATGAAAAGTTCATTGAATTATCCGGAGGAAAGAAGGAAGCTAAAATAGGGATCATTCCATCCGCTTCCGGTTCTATGAAATCTTCCGTTCAATTCAAAGAAGATTTGATCTCATATGGAGTGGATGAAAAATCCATTGAAATCCTTCCTTTTTCTTCTCATGATTTCAAAGGGACAGAAGAGGATGAAAGTAAATGGAAGAAAAACGCTGAAAATCATCACATCACCAAAAGGATAAAAAAACTCACAGGTATTTGGTTTGTCGGTGGTGACCAGCTGAAAATCACCGATACTTTAATGAAAGAGAATGGGGAAAGGACAAGAGCACTGGAAGAAATATGGGGGATTTACCGGAAAGGTGCCGTACTTGGCGGGACAAGCGCCGGAGCCGCCATCATGAGTGACGTGATGATAACGGGTGGAGACAGCTTAGGAGGCCTCCGTCAGGAATTTACAACAGAGGACGTATCTAATCCGGAAGAGGAATATGCACCAGTTTATATTGAGAAGGGACTGGGATTCTTTCAATGGGGCATTGTCGATCAACATTTCAATGAACGATCACGCCTTGGCAGGTTAGCCGCCACGGCCTTACGTTACAAAACGGCTGATGAATTAGCCTATGGAATCGATGAGGATACGGCGATGGTTGTGAACAATCAGGAAGGGACTATTTCCGTATTGGGTAGAACCAATGTGACCATTGTAGATGTTTCAGGCTCCACTACAACCGGAGACGGGATTCGTGATCTTGATATCAGTTATCTCTCCCCGGGTGATGAGCTACAGGTGAAAACGAAAGAGTTCACCATGGCTGAAGATAAGCTTGAAACAAAGGGCTATGAATATTACAATTTTAAACCTCTGCAGGCTACCGGGGTGTTGTCGTCTTATGGGACATTGCCGCACTATCTTTCATATTCGTTGGTAGACAATGAAGCGGTAGAGGAAGTATCCAGCTATCTATATGATAGTAAAGGAAATGGTTTTGAGCTTACATTCAAACAAACGGATGAAACGAATGGCTACTGGGGTTATCAGGATGGTCAAAAGGATTCCTACTCCATCCTTCATGTGAAAATGGATGTATCTCCTGTGAAAGTCAATTTTAGTGAGAAAGATCGTCTGAAACAAGACTTTAAGAAATCTACGCTCGACGTTCCCGAGAGTTCTTTTGATCCTGAAACAAAAGGAAGCTTGGTGATCGTCGGTGGGGCTTTGGGCAGCAGCAATGAAGAGGTTTATAACGAATTCATTAAGCGTGCCGGTGAAAATGGGAAAATCGGGGTCGTCCCGGCAGCAAGCTCCAGTTTGAAGTCTTCACATGCTTTTAAAGAGGATTTGACCTCATATGGCATGTCGGCGGAAAACATCGATATCCTTCCTATATCCAATCATGACTTTAAAGGGACGGAAGAAAATGAAGAAGACTGGATAGACAATAAGAATGACCCTGATCTTGCAAAACGCATCCTGGAGTATGATGGAATCTGGTTTGTGGGAGGCGATCAAACGAATATCACACAATCTTTATTGAACGAAGACGGAACGAATTCGCAGGTGCTCAGCAGTATGTGGAGAATTTACCGAAATGGAGCGGTCCTTGGTGGTACAAGTGCAGGAGCCGCCATCATGAGTGATGTCATGATAGCAGGCGGTGGAAGCTACGACACACTATCAAAGGGGTTTACGGAAAACTATGATGGCATGTCCCAGCAAGAAGGCGGCCCCGGATACCTTGAGAAGGGGCTTGGATTCTTCCCGTATGGCATCGTTGACCAGCACTTTGATAAAAAAGCACGATTGGGCCGGCTGATTGCAACGACAGCAGTCTATGGAAAAGAAAATGAGTTATCTTATGGAATCGATGAGGACACTGCGTTGATCTTGGATAACGCATCCAAGACGGTTGAAGTAAAAGGAAGAGGCGGTGTATCACTAGTGGATTTAAGTCAGTCAGATCTGTCACCATCCACTCATACGTATAAAGATATCCGTTTATCGTGGATCACATCAGGTGATCAATACAATGTTGAATCGAAAGAATTTTCAATCAGCGACCACAAAGTGTCGACAAAAGACTATGAATACTATGAATATAGCGCGGGTCCACATACGGGAGTATTAACTCCACACCCGGGACTTGCAAACTACTTAAGCTACAGCCTCCTTGATAATGTTGGTCAGGATGAAGTGAAAAGTTTTAGCTTTTCTCAGGGTGAAGGATTTCAGCTTACCTTCAGTAAAGGAAATCAGACAGAAGGTTTCTGGGGGTACCGGGACGGGAACAAGGACGATTATTCATTCCTCGAGGTTGAGATGGATATTGATCCGGTATCAGTCACGATTGAAGACAACTAA
- a CDS encoding sensor histidine kinase: MPKKLINIQRGSGISPYIWSIISILPFYFIFQSSSTIEIAVGIFLTITFFISLRFAFISKDWPVYLWTSILIAISITMTIQFNFIYFAFYIAYYNGNIKNRVAFLTLYIIHLVLTTASINYNFVLQDELFLSQFPFILIIWISVILLPFNIYNRNKQVQLEDQLEDANKRISDLVKQEERQRIARDLHDTLGQKLSLIGLKSDLARKLVYKNPEQARSELQDVQQTARTALSEVRTMVSQMRGIRLKDEIVRIKQLLKAAEIEFRMTDDTTLPQTSLFLENILSMCLKEAVTNVVKHSKASTCELIIEESDKEMTIVVKDDGVGIGSDYTQSKGSGLIGMRERLEFVNGSLDIVSVDGTTLIMRVPKVIKQTDREGME; the protein is encoded by the coding sequence ATGCCGAAAAAATTAATCAATATTCAAAGAGGTTCGGGTATTTCCCCCTACATATGGAGTATTATCAGCATTCTGCCATTTTACTTTATCTTTCAATCTTCTTCTACGATTGAAATTGCGGTGGGGATTTTCTTGACCATTACATTTTTTATTTCTTTACGCTTTGCTTTTATCTCGAAAGATTGGCCGGTTTATTTATGGACATCGATATTGATTGCGATTTCCATCACCATGACCATCCAGTTTAATTTTATTTATTTCGCCTTTTACATTGCTTACTACAACGGGAATATAAAGAACCGGGTTGCATTTTTGACCCTTTACATCATTCATCTGGTCCTGACGACGGCATCGATCAATTATAATTTCGTGCTGCAGGACGAATTATTCCTTTCCCAGTTTCCCTTCATCCTGATTATCTGGATCAGCGTCATCCTGCTTCCGTTCAATATTTATAATCGGAATAAACAGGTTCAGCTGGAAGACCAACTGGAAGATGCTAATAAGCGGATATCGGACCTTGTCAAACAGGAAGAGCGTCAGAGAATTGCCAGGGATCTGCACGATACACTTGGTCAAAAGCTTTCATTGATCGGACTGAAAAGTGACCTTGCGAGAAAATTGGTATACAAGAACCCGGAGCAGGCAAGAAGTGAATTACAGGACGTCCAGCAAACGGCAAGAACCGCATTAAGTGAGGTCAGGACGATGGTCTCCCAGATGAGGGGGATTCGATTGAAAGATGAAATCGTCAGGATCAAGCAGCTGTTGAAGGCTGCTGAAATTGAATTCCGGATGACTGATGACACCACCCTTCCTCAGACATCACTCTTTTTAGAAAACATCTTAAGCATGTGCTTGAAAGAGGCTGTGACCAATGTAGTAAAACACAGCAAGGCTTCCACTTGTGAATTGATCATCGAGGAATCGGATAAAGAGATGACCATTGTGGTGAAGGATGATGGTGTGGGGATCGGGAGTGACTATACTCAGTCCAAAGGCAGTGGTCTGATCGGGATGAGAGAGCGGTTGGAATTTGTCAACGGAAGCCTAGACATCGTTTCGGTGGATGGTACCACCTTGATCATGCGGGTTCCGAAAGTAATCAAGCAGACAGACAGGGAGGGAATGGAATGA
- a CDS encoding response regulator transcription factor: MIRIVIAEDQRMLLGALGSLLSLEDDMEVVGKAGNGEEAISLVHELKPDICIMDIEMPEKTGLEAAEELKGEDCKVIILTTFARSGYFQRALKGGVKGYLLKDSPSEELANSIRLVMDGKRIYAPELMDDVYSEENPLTDREKEVLELVADGKNTKEIADELKLKTGTVRNYISTILDKLEVKNRIEAITQSKEKGWFK, translated from the coding sequence ATGATTCGAATTGTGATTGCGGAAGATCAGCGGATGCTGTTGGGTGCATTAGGGTCTCTATTGAGCCTTGAAGATGATATGGAAGTGGTAGGAAAAGCAGGCAATGGAGAAGAAGCCATTTCCCTCGTTCATGAACTGAAGCCGGATATTTGTATCATGGATATTGAAATGCCTGAAAAGACGGGACTTGAAGCGGCAGAGGAATTAAAAGGGGAAGATTGTAAGGTGATCATCCTTACCACCTTTGCCAGATCAGGCTACTTTCAGCGGGCATTAAAGGGTGGCGTGAAAGGGTATTTGTTGAAGGACAGTCCGAGTGAGGAGCTCGCGAACTCTATCCGGCTTGTGATGGATGGTAAGCGTATCTATGCACCGGAGCTGATGGATGATGTCTACAGCGAAGAAAATCCACTCACAGACCGTGAAAAAGAAGTCCTCGAGCTCGTTGCCGATGGAAAGAACACTAAGGAAATCGCCGATGAACTAAAGCTTAAAACAGGTACGGTCAGGAACTATATCTCCACCATACTCGACAAGCTGGAAGTGAAAAACCGAATCGAAGCCATCACACAATCCAAAGAAAAAGGATGGTTTAAATAA
- the tenA gene encoding thiaminase II, producing MTFSTVLRNEVNDIWDTSFDHPFVKGIGDGTLPIEKFKYYLLQDAYYLSHFSKVQALGAAKALDLHTTSRMASHAVGTNEAELSLHENFSKRLGITDEEKKNFKPAPTAYAYTSHMYRSARYGGLADILAAILPCYWLYYEIGERLKSCTPEQPVYQEWIKAYGGEWFKELVEEQINRLDELAGTMTLHDKERMKENFIMSSIYEWQFWEMAYTLEKWPFQNPLDAGKEMSEQHV from the coding sequence ATGACATTTTCAACAGTGTTACGAAACGAAGTCAACGACATTTGGGACACAAGCTTCGATCATCCTTTCGTCAAAGGGATCGGGGATGGGACTCTCCCCATCGAGAAGTTCAAGTACTACCTCTTGCAAGATGCCTATTACCTTTCACATTTCTCGAAGGTGCAGGCGCTTGGTGCTGCAAAAGCATTGGACTTACATACCACATCACGAATGGCATCCCACGCGGTAGGAACCAATGAAGCAGAGCTTTCTCTTCATGAAAATTTCTCTAAACGATTAGGGATCACGGATGAAGAAAAAAAGAATTTCAAACCGGCTCCTACAGCGTACGCTTATACGTCCCATATGTATCGTTCCGCAAGATATGGGGGCTTAGCTGATATCCTGGCGGCGATCCTCCCATGTTACTGGCTCTATTATGAGATCGGGGAACGCTTGAAATCATGCACGCCGGAACAACCGGTGTATCAGGAATGGATTAAGGCATACGGCGGGGAATGGTTTAAAGAGTTAGTGGAGGAACAAATCAATAGGCTTGATGAATTGGCAGGAACAATGACCTTACACGATAAAGAAAGAATGAAAGAAAATTTCATTATGAGCAGCATCTATGAATGGCAGTTTTGGGAGATGGCTTACACCTTGGAAAAATGGCCGTTTCAGAATCCACTGGATGCAGGAAAAGAAATGAGCGAACAACATGTCTAA
- a CDS encoding ECF transporter S component produces the protein MSKLKLTDILVTVVISIMFGVIYKLWGPFYNLLKPIGLHADQLIYGMWFMAATVAFLIIRKPGVALLAEIAASSGEFLMGSEWGLEVLLFGVIQGLMAESVFFLTKYRRYDLSIICFAAFGSAWGSIFMDYMKGYMGDLVLWNLSLFIFARLLGSIVIAGAGSFYLVRALEKTGVTSLVRRASEDDYDVLNQ, from the coding sequence ATGTCTAAATTAAAACTGACCGATATTTTAGTGACGGTGGTCATTTCCATCATGTTCGGGGTCATTTATAAGCTGTGGGGTCCATTTTATAACCTGTTGAAGCCGATCGGGTTGCATGCAGATCAACTCATCTATGGGATGTGGTTCATGGCGGCCACAGTGGCATTCTTGATCATCCGAAAACCCGGTGTCGCCCTTTTAGCCGAAATCGCAGCTTCTTCAGGAGAGTTTCTCATGGGCTCTGAATGGGGGCTCGAGGTCCTTTTATTCGGAGTCATTCAAGGGTTAATGGCAGAATCGGTTTTCTTCCTGACGAAATACAGACGCTATGATCTTTCGATTATCTGTTTTGCTGCGTTCGGTTCTGCATGGGGATCCATCTTCATGGATTACATGAAAGGGTATATGGGAGATCTAGTCCTTTGGAATCTGTCATTGTTTATCTTTGCAAGATTACTGGGATCGATTGTCATTGCAGGTGCAGGATCATTTTATTTGGTCAGGGCCCTCGAGAAAACCGGAGTCACAAGTCTGGTCAGACGTGCAAGTGAGGATGATTACGATGTATTGAACCAGTAA
- a CDS encoding ABC transporter ATP-binding protein → MHVENLGLTYPGTGKRMFNEVSLSINEGEKVLLLGPTGCGKSTLLHVLSGVIPRSVDVPMRAAKLEVSDSYGYVFQDPDSQFCMPFVDEELAFVLENLRISREEMKEEIQRLLSEVGLELEDPHTKISTLSGGMKQKLAIASALALRPDTLFLDEPTSLLDEESTKSVWKTIKEIGLDKTLVIVEHKLDHVLDMIDRIILFDVDGTIRADGAKEWILNKYKFTLKNLGVWYPGAWEEYLSSRQMRESPSFGPVIARMEDFKGYIQKKEKIHLSYAVIRKGEWIAVTGRNGAGKSTLLHSLMKFNRTSGTYELNGVQMKGKKISQECAFVFQNPELQFVTHSVFDEVAYGYRLKDLSEESIERKVYELLQRFNLHSFKEQHPYSLSVGQKRRLSVAASIVPGKEILLLDEPTFGQDAHNTFELLEMLLELQSEGVTILMVTHDIRITQHYATRIWTVEEGRVVKDADVEAARSEAL, encoded by the coding sequence ATGCATGTCGAAAACCTTGGACTTACCTATCCCGGAACAGGGAAACGGATGTTTAATGAAGTCAGTCTTTCTATCAATGAAGGGGAGAAAGTATTGCTATTGGGTCCAACAGGATGCGGGAAGTCAACACTTTTACATGTTTTATCCGGAGTGATCCCCCGCTCCGTCGATGTTCCCATGAGAGCTGCAAAATTGGAGGTATCTGATTCTTATGGCTATGTATTCCAAGATCCGGATTCGCAATTTTGTATGCCATTTGTGGATGAAGAATTAGCCTTTGTGCTGGAGAATTTACGGATTTCCCGTGAAGAGATGAAAGAGGAAATACAAAGGCTGCTATCGGAGGTGGGACTGGAACTTGAGGATCCCCATACGAAAATCTCAACATTATCAGGAGGCATGAAGCAGAAATTGGCCATTGCTTCTGCGCTTGCCCTGAGACCCGATACCTTGTTCCTGGACGAACCGACTTCATTATTGGATGAGGAAAGTACAAAGTCTGTCTGGAAGACAATCAAAGAAATCGGTTTAGATAAAACCCTGGTGATCGTTGAGCATAAACTTGATCACGTTCTGGACATGATCGATCGAATCATTCTTTTCGATGTCGATGGAACCATCAGGGCTGATGGAGCGAAAGAGTGGATCTTGAACAAATACAAATTTACGTTGAAAAACTTGGGTGTGTGGTACCCGGGCGCATGGGAGGAATATCTGTCATCCCGCCAGATGAGGGAGAGTCCCTCATTCGGACCTGTGATTGCAAGAATGGAGGACTTTAAAGGCTATATTCAAAAGAAAGAGAAGATTCACCTGTCCTATGCCGTGATCCGCAAAGGGGAATGGATTGCTGTTACAGGAAGGAATGGTGCAGGGAAATCAACGTTACTGCACAGCTTAATGAAATTCAACCGTACTAGCGGGACGTACGAATTAAACGGAGTACAGATGAAAGGGAAAAAGATTTCACAAGAATGTGCCTTCGTTTTTCAAAATCCTGAATTACAGTTTGTCACCCATTCCGTTTTTGACGAAGTGGCCTATGGTTACCGGCTAAAGGATTTGAGCGAAGAGAGCATAGAGAGAAAGGTTTATGAGCTACTCCAGCGATTCAACCTTCATTCATTTAAGGAGCAACATCCTTATTCGTTATCCGTGGGTCAAAAACGCAGACTGAGTGTTGCAGCTTCCATCGTTCCCGGTAAGGAGATTCTGTTATTGGATGAACCGACCTTCGGACAGGACGCTCACAATACATTTGAATTGCTCGAAATGCTTCTTGAGTTACAGAGTGAAGGAGTCACCATCTTGATGGTGACTCATGATATCAGAATCACCCAACACTATGCAACCAGGATATGGACCGTTGAAGAAGGAAGAGTAGTTAAAGATGCGGATGTAGAAGCAGCGAGGAGTGAAGCCTTATGA
- a CDS encoding energy-coupling factor transporter transmembrane component T family protein has product MNMEITHKHTWLHRINPSIKLLMIITLFLFLLFIHYLNWLVYLTLFAFLLLWSFSGYSKRVVTLMAMPFFLVFLSTASSMIMFGKGETTWFAWGMIHVTEESFYRGGHIGLRAFLFAVLGLLFALTTRPVLLFYSLMQQLGLKPKYAYSFMAGIRLIPIMIEEFTTIRNALKVRGTRERTGYSKLFHTIQSYSIPLLAQSIRRAHRIAVAMDTKGFEGDGERTYFYKVGLSKFDGYFMGSIILMVSISYILSIYLPLFPTGDVRYGN; this is encoded by the coding sequence ATGAATATGGAAATCACTCATAAACACACCTGGCTTCATCGCATCAACCCGAGTATCAAGTTGCTCATGATAATCACACTTTTTCTGTTTTTACTATTCATTCATTACCTGAACTGGCTCGTGTATTTGACCTTGTTCGCTTTCCTCTTATTGTGGTCATTCTCTGGATATTCAAAGAGGGTAGTGACGCTGATGGCCATGCCATTTTTCCTTGTCTTTCTCTCTACGGCATCTTCGATGATCATGTTTGGGAAAGGGGAGACGACGTGGTTTGCCTGGGGGATGATCCATGTGACAGAGGAAAGTTTTTATAGGGGGGGTCACATTGGTTTAAGGGCATTCCTATTCGCTGTTTTAGGTTTATTGTTTGCTCTGACGACGAGACCTGTCCTCCTGTTTTATTCACTTATGCAACAATTGGGCCTTAAGCCGAAGTACGCTTATAGTTTTATGGCCGGTATAAGGCTGATCCCCATCATGATTGAAGAATTCACTACCATTCGGAATGCACTGAAAGTCAGGGGCACCCGTGAACGAACGGGCTATTCGAAACTTTTCCATACCATACAGTCTTATTCCATCCCCTTGCTGGCACAAAGTATCAGGAGGGCTCACAGAATTGCAGTTGCCATGGATACGAAAGGCTTTGAGGGTGATGGGGAGAGAACCTATTTCTACAAAGTCGGATTATCGAAATTTGATGGCTATTTTATGGGGAGCATCATACTCATGGTTTCCATAAGTTACATTCTTTCTATTTATCTACCACTATTTCCGACGGGAGATGTTCGCTATGGAAATTGA
- a CDS encoding thiamine phosphate synthase has product MEIENRRRLHVISTGQQSREVLVEISKTIHPYIDMLHIREKTWTAAELIETVDELTAAGIPLRKLCINDRADIAWMKHVRGVQLSHHSAPVALVKERFPTLKVGSSVHSMQEALWACDEGADFLLYGNIYETTSKPGKQGTGIVNLEDIVLNIPLPIIAIGGITPGRVEDILRTGAKGIAVLSGIFLSEDPLEAVRAYYMAIHKEVKQLGETI; this is encoded by the coding sequence ATGGAAATTGAAAACAGAAGACGGCTACATGTCATTTCCACTGGTCAGCAATCAAGGGAAGTATTGGTGGAAATATCGAAAACCATTCACCCCTATATCGATATGCTTCATATCCGTGAAAAAACCTGGACAGCTGCGGAGTTGATTGAAACCGTTGATGAATTAACAGCTGCTGGTATTCCGTTAAGGAAGCTGTGCATCAATGATCGTGCAGACATCGCTTGGATGAAACATGTGAGAGGAGTCCAGCTTTCGCATCATAGTGCTCCTGTTGCTCTTGTGAAGGAACGTTTTCCAACTTTGAAGGTCGGTTCATCGGTGCACAGCATGCAAGAAGCACTTTGGGCATGTGACGAAGGAGCCGATTTTCTCCTATATGGGAATATCTATGAAACAACGTCGAAACCAGGGAAGCAAGGCACAGGGATTGTCAATTTGGAAGACATCGTATTGAACATTCCCCTTCCCATCATCGCCATCGGGGGGATTACACCCGGACGGGTTGAGGACATTTTGAGAACCGGGGCTAAAGGTATCGCGGTATTATCGGGGATCTTTCTTTCAGAAGACCCTCTTGAAGCAGTACGGGCTTATTATATGGCGATCCATAAGGAGGTGAAACAGCTTGGCGAAACCATATGA
- the thiO gene encoding glycine oxidase ThiO — translation MAKPYDVVIVGGGVIGCSILYQLSKRGKKGLLIEKEQLASRASKAAAGMLGVHTELNGGSPLYRLAQKSRNMYPALAQELKELTGMDIEYMENGMIKLARTEKEAQTLVSVASKMDQDEGVEWLSSPKLSTFEPYLSKQATGGLFIPRDGNVSAAKLTKALGHASVRLGADIKEYTEVHDFIVEGSRIVGVQTSIGPYHASEIIVAGGAWSQSLLERVGLTLHSFPVKGECFSVKYSRKLVERTIFTEGCYIVPKVGGRFLIGATEHAHTFDETISVSGMMSLMQKATDILPDLIHADWERAWSGIRPQTKGGLPVIGRSESFEGLSIATGHYRNGILLAPITGVMMADLMEGKENPLLHSHMGS, via the coding sequence TTGGCGAAACCATATGATGTGGTGATCGTAGGGGGAGGTGTGATCGGCTGCTCGATTCTGTATCAGCTTTCCAAAAGAGGAAAAAAAGGATTGCTGATTGAGAAGGAACAATTGGCATCCAGAGCCTCAAAAGCTGCAGCGGGGATGCTAGGGGTCCATACGGAGCTCAATGGGGGAAGCCCCCTCTATCGCCTGGCGCAGAAAAGCCGGAATATGTACCCTGCCCTTGCACAGGAATTAAAAGAACTAACCGGTATGGATATAGAGTATATGGAAAATGGAATGATCAAACTGGCAAGGACAGAGAAAGAGGCACAGACGTTAGTAAGTGTTGCTTCCAAAATGGATCAGGATGAAGGGGTTGAATGGCTATCCTCTCCAAAACTATCAACCTTCGAACCTTATCTCTCTAAGCAGGCAACCGGCGGTTTATTCATTCCGCGTGACGGGAACGTGTCGGCCGCAAAGCTGACAAAAGCACTGGGCCACGCGTCAGTCAGACTAGGGGCTGATATCAAGGAGTATACGGAAGTCCATGACTTTATTGTTGAAGGAAGCAGGATAGTGGGAGTACAAACATCGATCGGCCCCTATCATGCATCTGAAATCATCGTTGCAGGCGGTGCGTGGAGTCAATCACTACTGGAGAGAGTCGGCTTGACACTTCACTCTTTTCCAGTTAAAGGTGAATGCTTTTCGGTGAAATACTCCAGGAAATTGGTGGAGAGGACCATTTTCACCGAGGGCTGCTACATTGTCCCAAAGGTGGGTGGCCGATTTTTAATAGGAGCAACAGAACATGCGCACACCTTTGATGAAACCATTTCCGTTAGTGGAATGATGAGTTTAATGCAGAAAGCTACAGACATTTTACCAGACCTGATCCATGCTGATTGGGAAAGAGCCTGGTCAGGGATACGGCCTCAAACAAAAGGAGGACTGCCTGTCATCGGAAGAAGCGAAAGCTTTGAAGGGCTTTCCATTGCAACGGGCCACTACCGGAATGGCATCCTCCTTGCTCCCATAACGGGAGTCATGATGGCAGACCTGATGGAAGGCAAAGAGAATCCATTACTACATTCACACATGGGGAGTTGA